The segment TTATCGCGTATGCCTCCTTATCTATTTGGGCATATTTACGCTGCGTGTCACTAAACGTTTGCGAGGCACactgaataattttttctgtGCCGTCCGGTAGTTTATGTGACAATACTGCTCCCACCCCGTACTGGCTTGCATCTGTTGCCAGCACGAGAGGTAATGTTGAATCGTAGTGCGCTAAGATTTTATTGTCTCTAAACTCTTGAATTGCTCGTGTAAACGCCTGATCACAGTCCTTTGTCCAACGGAATTGTACAGTTTTCTTCAGTAAGTTATTTAGCGGATACAGAATCGTACTCAAGTTTTTTATGAAGCGTCcgtaataattaacaaaaccTACGAAAGCCCGTACTTCTGAAACGTTTCTTGGTTTCGGCATTCTTGCGATCGCGTATATCTTGGCGGGATCTTTATGTATTCCGTTCGCATCAATAATGTAACCGCAGTACTGTATGtgagatttgaaaaattcgcATTTTTCTAGATTGATTTTAACGTTTGCATCATGCAGTCTTTTGAAAACTTCCTCAAGTTTACTCACGTGTTTTTCCTTAGTCTTACTTGCAATTTTGATATCATCCAAGAATACCGACAGATTCTCGATTCCCTGCAAGATAGTCTCGATCGTACGTTGCCAAATCGCTGGGGCAGACGCAATGCCGTACATTAAGCGCGTCACTTTGTATAGTCCGCAATGAGTCGAAATCGTAAGTAAGTGCTGGTCCTCCGGCACCACTTGTAGCTGCAAATATGCTTTCCTTAAGtcgatttttgaaaaatatttcatacctGACATACTTGACACCAGCTCATCGAATGTCGGGAGTGGACGCTGAtctattacaatatttttatttagtgtGACGCTGTAATCTCCGCAAATACGGACTTctccattttttttaataaccgGTACAATGGGTGTAGCCCACTCCGAAGAAGGGACTGGAATTAGAACTTCTCTTTTAactaattttccaatttcgtTTTCCACAGCCTCCTGTAATTTAAAAGGTAATTTGCGATGTTTTAGAAAGACCGGTTTGGCATCGGTTCTCAAATTGAGTTTTGCGTAGAACCCCTTAATAGGTTCTTCGACCTGTTTTGTAATTGACTCGTATTTGTCTAGCAACGCCGAGACCGATTGTTCGTTTGGAACAATCGTATGTATTTGGTGTTCTTCTGGGCCCTTGAACGTAAGCGATTGCAATGTATTAGTATCTAATAATTTGTGCATCCACTCGCGACGTAATAGCGGAGTGCATTCCGTATCGACAATATACAAGTTTAATTTACCTGAGATATTATTATAACTGACATTTACCTTAATGAACCCTTTTACCTTAATATCGTTTTTGCAAAACGACCTCAATTTTAGATCTGTATTGTACAACCTATACTTAGGGAAAAGTCTTTTCGCTTGGCTCGCACTTATCAAGGAGACCGCAGCGCCGCTGTCCACCTCGAATGTGATTCTTCTTCCGTCCACTTGTAATTCGGCTGTCAATTTCTCTCGTCCCAAGACTGTATGAACGTTGTGCAGGATCAATATTGTCTCTACTGTATTCGTCTGTTTTGGAGCGCCAAAGCAGACTTTCTGTAGGTGTCCTCGCTTGCCGCAACCGTTGCATGTGATATTGCGATCCAATGTACATGCTGTAACGAGGTGTTCCCTTCCGCAGCGAAAACATTTGACAGGTAAGTTCCGTGTGTTTTCCTGCGGTGGGCCCTTCCCTTTTCGTTGTACGCTCCTGCGTGGTGCGTTAGGTCGATTCGACCTTTGAGTATTTGTATCGTTAGCATGTTTCGTTCGGTTTGTTGACGTACGTATATGTTCAATTTGGGCTGTTGGTAAATCGCGAATTCGGGTGGTGCTGAGCCCAGCTAACTCCATTGTTTGCGCTATGTTTACTGCTTTCTCGAAGGTCAACCGTTGTGTTTCTAGCAACCTCATTTGAACATTCGAATCGCGTAAGCCGAAAACGAACTGATTACGTAATGCATTTTGTAAGAAATTCCCAAACCCGCAATTTACGCTTAATTTTTGCAATTGTGCGGCGTAATCCGCAATAGATTCCTCTTCCTTTTGTTTGTAACTTTGGAAGGTGAAAGCCTCAGCCGTCTCTAACGGCTCTGGATCGAAAAAAGCTTTCAGTTTAATGCATACCTGTGGGTACGTAGATTCGTAAGGGTTGGTGTTGTTCATCAAACACACCAATTTTGCGTAACTTTCCATCCCAATGTATTGTAGTAGGTACGTTAGCTTCCTTTGGTCGTCTTGTATTTGAAAAACCGTAAAGGCTCCTTCTAATCTTTGGAGCCACGTGGACCATTTATATCTGGTTGGATCGTAGAATTCGATTTTGAATGCTCCAGGAATCACTTCACTCGTACTTGGACTATTCGTCGGCATTGTATATGTCGTATTTGCAATTTGTAACCGTTGTAACAGCAAAACACGTGCGAACTTATCGTTTGTAACTCGTTAGACTCGAGGAAACTAATTTTTGCTCTGATATCCCATCCTCGTCGCCAGTGTTAGAATTTCGTGGTAGGACCAAAGTCTTATTGTTTCTGTAGCTTTATTAATGCACTCGTTTTTCGTCTCTACGTACACGAGGCCTGAATCTCGTCGACTCTCTCTGTCTCATTGCTCTCCCCACTCACTCACATACGTGCGCGCGGCACTCTCGCTTTTTCGCTCCCTTAGGCCTCGTTCGCAACGCTCACCTAACAGTATACttatgtagataattaattaaactccttatATTATAGTCAATTTATATGATACaattccattaaaccccctatAATCctatttaatagaaaaagacATGTGAGCAATAAAACCAGCCAAATATAACTgtaaggaaggaagaagagagCCTAGTCAGATCAATGGACCAGGGGAGCAATGATATATATATTGTGACCCGTTATTTTCGTGGGTGCGCTCTATACTCGCTGTCTCTACACTAATGTCAGTCGCGTTGCGATTACACattcgttgggcgccagccacgtCTTGTGGCAATCGGAAAATAAAGGGAAAGGGGTAAAATGGGGGTCGCTATAGGGGATGGGATTCGTGGCACTTATGTGCGTACAATGTTTCGCGGGGGAATGCGCAAGGAAGACTGTTTATGGCTGGGAGAGATCTCAGGGTAGGGAAAAGGTCCGTCAGGAAGTCcgtatacgttacgcgtaggaggatgACTGTAGATGGGAATGATAGGGGTTGGACAAGGAGACTCGCAAAACACAGAAATCTTTGAAGAGTCAGAGCAATACGCGGACGCGAATGTACGCAGGCGAAGAttgccgttgccgaaactcacactTCTACAATAGTAATACGAAATAGACTTACTCCAAACTCCTCACACGCACTTCTCGCAACTCGCTCTAATCGCTTCTCTAAATACTTTCGCTCTCTATACGTTCGTTTTCTATACGTTCGCTCTCTATATACTGTCGCTCTCTATATACTTTACTCTCTGCTCGCTCAATGCTAATTGATGGCTCGTCGTAGccgcagcgacgacgagcccaTCGCGGGATATTTTTGTGGAGGGGATGGGtctaggaagggggccttttccgGCAACGGGATAGAtcggttatcgattgtcgatctgccggtgttcggggtcgatggggctggcggatctcctgCAGTggcgggtgggctgaggtcttcgggctcggcgacagatggctccgggtggacgtttgtatcagcttCTGGGCAGCTTCGACtatttttccgaagtcccgcgttgctttttcCTTCTGGAAGGGTTgaaggtctgtcgccggcctcgaagctcctctTGAAGGTGGTCCTCGTTATTttctgtccgtcgcctccatcggcccggcACCGGTGGGCAGggggaaaggggtaaggtgagggaagggttatcTTTAGGTGGGAAATGtaaggtgggagaagcgcagcgattgtaacgggggcgtacgggtgtcaccacgttacaatatatatatatataaatgtacCAGTCGTTGCGACACCCTAGTTAAATggaaagatataaaaaaagagagaaaaggaataCAGATGACACGCCGTCTGATCTTTGTTAAATGATCTCGCATCACCGGAGTTTTTTTGGTCCGTGTTGCGTTCGCTCTATTCGAAATGAAACTCGCGGAGGCGAAGAATTGTTAAAAGTTTACGAAGCATCTAGGAGAGGTTAAAGCTGAGAGAGTTTTACGATGTCTTAGAAAGAGCAACCGTCGAAACTTTGTTTTTGCGACGTTCTTTTCGTTGCTTTCGTCCCCACGCTCTTACGCTTTGGTTGTTTCTTTCCCATCCATGTTGCGATAAAAAGATTTCTCCATTTTCCGAAAAGGACGGATCTGGATTCCTCTTTcgaaatagagagagagaggtacATGCGGGTAACCTGGAATCTACGAAACATGCACCGTGGTAAGATTCGTGCGTCCGCCTGATCGATGTGTGTTGTTTACGGACCGGCTGCGAAGCGACGATAGCGAGTCTTTGAAAAACTATGTATCCATTAGTTAGACCGATCGTCGCCGGCCGTGTGTCTGTTCGAATCTCGCAACGCACGATTCAGCGACAGGACGCCCGCTCGAATTCCTTGTGTGCGTTCGTACttttcaaggtttttaaatgtactttACGCACGACCGTCGACAGGAGCGTGCCACTGGGCGTTTCTCCGACGGTTTCCGTCTTTGGACGCGATCGTGTCGTCTACGATCGAACAAACAAATACGTTGGCGACGCCCGAATTCGCTCTCCTGCGCGCGCCGGGTGGGAGAGTGATGTAAGTATTGAATGTGATGTgtgttaataatgaaaataaaactcTAAAGATCTAAAgagtttgaaatacaaaattttacgATTACCCTGAACGGTGGATCACTTGGGTCGTGGGTCGATGAAGAACGTAGCTAATTGCGCGTCAACGTGTGAACTGCAGGATACATGAACATCGACATTATGAACGCACATTGCGGTCCACGGATACAATTCCTGGACCACGCCTGGCTGAGGGTCGTTTTCTTAACAAAAGACTGCTTGCGTTTGCTTCTCGAAAAAGAGTAATTCATTGCTTTTTAAACATCCCGCCGTCGTTCAACGAGAGTAGAACGTTTCGGAGCGGGATTAtcgaaagaaattgaaagaatgaatgaacgataaataaaaaaataagtcGCAACGTACGAGCGATAGCTGAGCAGTTCGTCGGCATTTGTCGTGAAAACGATGTTACGAAAATCGCAACCGATACACTAAATGCAGGCCGTTAAAGGAGAGAAACAAATTTCGAAATAGCTCTTCGAACTAGCGCAAGTGCGTCACGGTGCGCGAGTCGttcgttaaaatttataaacaacCGCCCGTGAAAGCACCGAGTTCTCGGAAGGTAATCTATAATGATTCTCCATCCTGCTGGAGTTATCGGATCTACGCGATTGTTCACTCGTAGAAATCTACGCTCCCGACGTTGCCAGAAACGATATTTACGAAATACCTGAGAATTTTCGGTTCGATTGTTTATGTTCATAATAAAACCAGGAAAACTAAGTTTGATGAAAAATCCTGGAAAGGTATTTTAATGGGCTACGAGCTAAATGGTTATAAAGTGTGGGATGTGGAAGACAGTAAATTTGTTACGGTAAGAGAcgtaattttcgatgaaacaaCTTACTTAAAAACTCGTCCGGAAATGAGAATTGAAGGGGATAGTGTAAATCCcgataataaaactgatgcaTCTGACATACAGTCAAAATCAGTAAAATTGGGTGAAAGAGCTCATAAATCTGATAATGGTAAATCAGATATATTAAAGTCGAGTGTAAATGTAAGCTCTGAAACAGAATTTGTCGAACAGAATAATAAATCTGTAGAAGAAACAGATAAGCAAAATGAATCTTCATCTCAGTCTGATAAAACAAGCATGCCCAGAAGGAGTGATAGGATTAAAAATCGTCCTCCTATTTCATATGAGGAAAGTGATTTGCAATGTGATCTTCTTATGTGTGCACAGTcgtttattgaaaaaattccAGAGTCATTtgaggaaataaaaataaataatgatagaATACAGTGGGAACAAGCGATTAATGATGAGTTAAATTCGCTTGAGTTTAATAAAACTTGAACTTTAGTGGAAAGaccaaatgaaataaatatagtaGATTGTAAGTGGGTATTTACGATTaaggtaaatatttagaataacgGAGCCACCTTCGATTTCGgtcaccttgaaatatgttgtcaaggtcgtcattctgaacaactttttcctatacatataatagtcggactcttttagttttcgagatatttgaaagaataacGCGCTTTACTATCAATATTTCCAAGAGTGAATAAATTGCAACTAGGATCCTATACATATCCAAACACTCCCGTCCCCACGACGACAATAATCCCAAACCCCTTTGGGACGAACTTAATTACTTCGAAAACACATGTGGGGATTAATGAACGGATAGTATATAGGGTGAGGAAAAAGTCCGAGACCggtgaaatatctcgaaaacaagccattttaggaaaaaatatttaatacataaattGTAGGGTGTCAATAGATGCATCAAACGGTGGTACGTACTTGACCTTGAGCGTAAGTATGGAGGAGCTATCCAGGTCAagttaaaaattctaaatggaaacacccactttttatttaatattcttgtagctGACATCGAGAGCTTTTCAAAACACTTCCATGAGCTTCTTTCGGTTGAGTACTTTTCGAGATATGAGTCGATAAAGTTCAAGTACCGTCGGCATTAGTAGTACAGTCTAATGCTAAATGTCAAGTTCACTGATTACTTTGGACATTGAGTCAACGACTTTAGTAAAAATCATAAagaagatatatgtatatatacacacaaggCACTCTATTGAACGCAAAATGCTGTCGAAAGTTTATGTAGCCTTAAGATAactattttctcaaatatctcgaaaaataaaagagtccgactaatatatatataggaaaaagttgttcagaataacgcctttgacaacatatttcaaggtgatcgaaatcggaggtggctcccttattctaaatatttaccacGATTAAGCATGATGAGCATGGAAATCCTTCGAAATACAAGACACGCCTAGTTGCTCGCGGTTTTAGTCAAAAATACTTAATAGACTATAACGAAATATTTGCACCAGTTGCGAGAATAGTTAGTTTTAGATTTATACTAGCTTTTGGTAATCAACATAATTTATTGATACATCATATGGATGTGAAAACTGCATTCTTGAATGGTGAATTAAAAGAGGAAATTTATATAAGAGTTCCTCAAGGTGTAGAAAGCAATGAAAATCATGTCTGTAATTTGAATAAAGCAATATATGATTTAAAACAGACAGCGAGATGTTGGTTTGAGGTATTTGAAAGATGTCTCTTAGAGAAGGGTTTCCGGAGTTCATCAGTTGATcgatgtatatatatattagataaaggaaatatattagaaaatatatatgtattattgtatgtAGATGATCTTGTGATTGCTTGTGCAAATATGGTAGCAATGACTAACtttaaagaatatttaaagaacAGATTCAGAATGACGGATTTAAATGATATTAGTTATTTCTTAGGAATAAGAATTAAACGTGactataataaaataactttAGATCAAACCGCTTATATCAAAAAGGTCTTAGAAAGATTTAATATGAATGAGTGTAATCCTGTCAGCACTCCTCTGCCAAGTAAACTAGATTATTTAGCCttgaatttagaaaataaatatgaagCACCATGCAGAAATTTAATTGGTTGTCTAATGTATATTATGATATGTACAAGGCCCGATTTGAGTACTGCGGTGAATATTTTAAGCAGatatacaaataataacaataaagaACTTTGGCAGAGTTTAAAACGTGTATTAAGATACCTCAAAGGTTCATGTAATATCAAATTAAGTTATATAAGAGGTAATTATAATGATATAATAAGCGGTTATGTAGATTCTAATTGGGGAGGTCACGATGAAAATGATAGGAAAAGTACGACAGgatatttgtttaaattattcgAACGATGCACAATATGTTGGTCGACAAAAAGACAAGCATCAGTAGCTGCATCATCTACTGAAGCAGAGTACATGGCTCTCTTTGAAGGTGTGAGAGAAGCTATGTGGTTAAGATCTTTAGCAATTAGCATCGCGATAGATATTTCAAAGCCCATTGTAATATATGAAGATAATAATGGTTGCATAAGTATTGCAAATAATCCAAGCAATCACAAGAAATCGAAACATATagatataaaatatcatttttctagagaacaaatagaaaagaatGTAATTAAACTTAAATATGTTTATATAGATAGTCAAATAGCAGATGTGCTGACGAAACCGTTACCAGCACCTAAATTTGTAGAATTCAGGACAATGATGGGCCTGGAGTAAGGAAAGCACATGCagacaaatatatatattcacaTTTATATAACTCTAGattaagtttttttttaaatttctatatatatatataagtgtGTGAAATGGTCTGATCAGGTTTTCCTGAGTTTCCCTGATTCTTCGCAACAAATGTTGGGCCATATGCAATTCCCAGAAAAAGCAAGGAAGGATagtcttatttttttttataaataatttggtTATATATAGTATACGTGTATATAATCTATCATGTATTAGTTTAGTTTAAAACTGCCGATTCATTTTTGAGAAGGCGTGTTAgataatttgttttttctaTCTTAGCAAAAATGAATGGTGGAGTTGAGGGACACTGGGTGCATTGTATGGAAAAGCTCTAACTTTGTAACCAGAGTCAATGGGCCTCTGGCCGTATCTAAACTTATAGGTCTGAGTAATAAACACGTTGCAGACCCAGGccgttatttttttttctaaagtGGGCGCCGGATTTTCTGCGTTGCATTCGTAGAAAGCCTCGCTTCTTAGCTCAGCTTTCATGGGTAAAGACGTCCTTCCGAGCTTATAATAAagtctattttttatttaaatattgtgAGTTTCATTGAGTTTGAACTCTATAATCTAATACTAGTAACGTCACTTTGAGATCTGTGGACGGTGAGAAAACAGTAATGTAAATTACTGCTGCCATGGCGAGTTGTGAAGCGTCAGAGAAGCCGTGTAATTCCACTGTAGAATCGTTGTAGGTGTTGAACCACCTTGGTATTGAGAGCTTGGCCAAGCTTGTAAGATCTTCTCTGATCGCGATCCATCTTGTTGTAACATGGGATGGCAGTGGATCATCCCATTTGAGATTGAGAAGCCATAATTCTTGCAGGAGTACCTTCGCTCGAATAATGACTGGtgacaataaaataatttttaacaaaaaaaacatccgacttcaaaaggtactaaaaagtgtaaaataatttctattgcATTtgtaccaatattccatagctattaataatgtctatttaatcattaaataggatactaaatatatttcaaacttttcggaggcggcgcaaaattaaaaatacccgaacaaacggtgctgccaataacgagttgattgtagtatggcaaacttggtaattaataagtcgtaagagaaaaattataggtccggctgaaaacatttgtaattttaacgattgtatgagaaattggcagcactcctgatggacatgcactatactgcaatTCACAAGAGACACTACTTAACtagcgccgctcactaggtctagagagatgtttaataacgtgtgttattcccctcttcAGCtggcttcttattatactttgcgatcatataaatggtaggcagaaatatatgacgtacgataactgataaccggtaatgatattgtaaagtttcacgatacaatgaaattcctattatttgtcgcaaaaaaaattatgcgaacgcaaagttagaagcaagctgtaaaggggaatcacacgcactattaaaaatctccctagacctcagtagatcactagctgcgcgagttaagtgcggtcacccctgaactgcagtatagttactTCGGAATGgatttgttgattcccgttgaatattctttacttgaaattatcaaatgggtgatttatcataggttgccgacgcccgagttaggatcttcctagtggaggaaaagtttttaattttgcgccgcctccgaaaagtttgaaatatatttagtatcctatttaacgattaaatagatattattaatagctatggaatattggtataaatgaaatagaaattattttacactttatagtgcatttcgaagtcggatgttttttttgttaaaaattattttatttcacactttttagtggaaccagttgtatttgtaggatagtgtaaggtgattttagatttctgttgcttagctaataaccataaaccgaaagaaaattgaccgaatttaagttgttaataaacaacaaatttcataaatttttgcaactgggatcatcgcggatataccgcctactaaatgtgaaaggtttcatcgctatcggtacattccctgcagcataaacgccggaagatataaatgaagtattacgtattttgcgataaaagtcgttaggaatgaaaaaatacaaaaatttttttccaggaccaattagaagatatactctacaagatgcaaaattttcgatccgactggtccatccgtctcgcggaaatcggtgaaaaatgtaaatcaagcattacgttcttgcaaaaaaatcgttaacaatgaaaaaatgcaaaatgcctatctgacgggaccaagtgggagatatactctacaagatgcaagaagtttcgttccgattggtccatccgtctcggagtaatctgcgaacatacatttagaaaaaaagtcattaagaatgaaataaaataatttttaacaaaaaaaaaaatccgacttcgaaatgcactaaaaagtataaaataatttctatttcatttacatctgtgttccacagctattaatacaatctacttaatcgttaaataggacactaaatatatttcaaccttttcgaaggcggcgcaaaattaaaagtacctgattatacgatcctgccaataacgatttgattgcggtatggcaaacttggtaattaataagtcgtaagaaaacatattcgaaacgttgtagatacggcagaaaacatttgtaattgtagcgattgtatcagaaggtggtagcacttctgatgtacatatatactgcatttcacgagagaccatacttaacttgcgcagctcacgaggtctagggagatttttaataacgtgtgagaTTCCTCTCTATagcttgcttcttaatttgcgatcatataaatggtggacagaaatacattacgtacgataattgataagggatgatgatatggtaaagatacaggatataatgaaattcctattatttttcaaagaaaaaattatatgtttaattttgcgccgcctccgaaaaggttgaaatatatttagtatcctatttaacgattaagtagattgtattgatagctgtggaatacagatataaaggaaatagaaattattttatgctttttagtgcatttcgaagtcggatttttttttggttaaaaattattttatttcacactttttagtggaattagagaaacgaacaatatttgtaggatgccgtaaggtggtatTTCGTTCTTAATGGTTAAGTAAGGATGAAATACTGgtggttaataaaaataaaaaagcagaACACCgaataacattattttaaataactttaattttgttttttttttatttaatagaaaCTTAGTTGAACTATGTTACCCCTCCCCCCCTCCCCCTATCCCCCTCCCCCATTCCCATCCCGGGTACCCCCTCAGGCGCCGCGACCGGCCAGCCGCTACTCCTCTTTCTGtaatgtaaaattgaaatcattagatatgtatttttttttattaaaatattattattataaatatttgccctTATATTGAACAACAAAGATGTTCTGATAAGGGCAATATTGTATTCCTCTGTACGAGGCAAGAATTCATAGTATAGTAAAGAATAATCTGTAATACATACTTCGCGGTGGCCTCGCCGCCCCCTCCgccgccttcttctcctgCTCCTGAGGGAGGGGCTCCTCCCTCGGTTGATCGCCCTGTCCATGCTaagggaggagctcctccctcagttgTAGCAATTGCTGTTcttgctgttgctgcagctGTTGCTGTAGCAATTGCATTTGCCGCTGATGCTGTTCGTTCTGTTGCTGCAGCAACAGCTGCACATCACGCACCAATTTTTGATCTAAaagagaaatatatatatattactgGCATGTTTCTGAATCATGCAATATATGCATTTTCCagagtttcttttaatttttcttgaactcttttgccattattaaagttgaaataatacttacaatcGTTTTCGGACGTCTCCATTTgtactgtttttttttttttaatattatttttaatattatatttattaattacgtTTGTGTTCTGAatcaaaaatatatacatgtaatatttgcaacaaaagatataagtaataacagttacattaatattaattaatgactaGCGGTGGAAGATTATCGATTACAGTGACATAGTGTTCATGTTGTATAGAACGAAAAATTACACGAACGGCGACAAGACCGTATATATCGAAACAcatctatactttttaaagCATATTAGGATAACGAACATTCAATATGTACTGtttctacatttttattattatattcattgaatacgaatccggaaactatttttcaccagtggctaaaatttttgattatttcaattgccaaatatataaaatattatcaactacgtatgtttaaatatcgataaaagtgataaaaatgacattcgaaataCAGTAGtactcaaatatttttttttttaaattcaagttgtagaagaaattctaattattatatacatgtGCGATTTCATATCAAGTTTACTGCCGActagtataaataaataaacaaattattcgtttgttccCCTATTCAATTGCGTTCGTTATTTAACTCCCGAACAAAGTTTCTAATAGCGATAAATGGTTCCTACATTCGTATTCAGCGCACATTCAACCGTTAGAAAGCAATATTGAATATGaacattttaaatagaaataaaaggttctattgataataaaaacaaag is part of the Osmia bicornis bicornis unplaced genomic scaffold, iOsmBic2.1, whole genome shotgun sequence genome and harbors:
- the LOC114882020 gene encoding uncharacterized protein K02A2.6-like encodes the protein MPTNSPSTSEVIPGAFKIEFYDPTRYKWSTWLQRLEGAFTVFQIQDDQRKLTYLLQYIGMESYAKLVCLMNNTNPYESTYPQVCIKLKAFFDPEPLETAEAFTFQSYKQKEEESIADYAAQLQKLSVNCGFGNFLQNALRNQFVFGLRDSNVQMRLLETQRLTFEKAVNIAQTMELAGLSTTRIRDLPTAQIEHIRTSTNRTKHANDTNTQRSNRPNAPRRSVQRKGKGPPQENTRNLPVKCFRCGREHLVTACTLDRNITCNGCGKRGHLQKVCFGAPKQTNTVETILILHNVHTVLGREKLTAELQVDGRRITFEVDSGAAVSLISASQAKRLFPKYRLYNTDLKLRSFCKNDIKVKGFIKVNVSYNNISGKLNLYIVDTECTPLLRREWMHKLLDTNTLQSLTFKGPEEHQIHTIVPNEQSVSALLDKYESITKQVEEPIKGFYAKLNLRTDAKPVFLKHRKLPFKLQEAVENEIGKLVKREVLIPVPSSEWATPIVPVIKKNGEVRICGDYSVTLNKNIVIDQRPLPTFDELVSSMSGMKYFSKIDLRKAYLQLQVVPEDQHLLTISTHCGLYKVTRLMYGIASAPAIWQRTIETILQGIENLSVFLDDIKIASKTKEKHVSKLEEVFKRLHDANVKINLEKCEFFKSHIQYCGYIIDANGIHKDPAKIYAIARMPKPRNVSEVRAFVGFVNYYGRFIKNLSTILYPLNNLLKKTVQFRWTKDCDQAFTRAIQEFRDNKILAHYDSTLPLVLATDASQYGVGAVLSHKLPDGTEKIIQCASQTFSDTQRKYAQIDKEAYAIIYGIKKFHQYLYGTKFTLVTDHRPLTQILAPSKSLPTFTTLRMQHYALFLRAYNYEIQYRRSEDHANADGLSRLPLYEKSCEYDVIDMLHIHTVHTLPVTTKEIAASTQKDATLCELRDMVESGTSNKKFENINIQEFSIHDNILLRNDRVVIPQQLRARVLKELHSGHFGAAKMKSLARKLMWWQHMDRDIEDCAKSCTVCSMHKNNPPKISTHIWEEPAEPFERVHADFAGPFLGKNFLILVDAFSKYPIVKIIDNLTTCSTIKTTAELLLQTNLNSF
- the LOC123988772 gene encoding zinc finger protein 853-like; the protein is METSENDYQKLVRDVQLLLQQQNEQHQRQMQLLQQQLQQQQEQQLLQLREELLP